One genomic region from Sparus aurata chromosome 15, fSpaAur1.1, whole genome shotgun sequence encodes:
- the washc2c gene encoding WASH complex subunit 2C isoform X8 — translation MSGLPEGMANGPSRSDHLENDAQIWERPWTLEEMRQTSANWSLAADSGLFLFLQDFSQRMLSKTHDIEKQLDSLIRDTKATDSCLHSVFNDFLMLSNTQFIENRVYDEEVEEALPKADALEKQPEQEKTREQKEAELIPKMQEAVNYGLRVLESAFEHLDIKAGNSDSEDEEVTDRVEAILEPKDLYVDRPLPYLIGSQAFMEQEDVGLGDLSSDEMSVDSDRDSVIESEDGKEAVHSDEDFDQEEEEGHNNVRKKSSMLSYEDDEDEEDEDSDIFGESDRDDDDDAKNTGQSSFADELAARIKGEPANKPEGDRASLASKKKSKSRKEPKPTKPQAAEEDGDDMFKPPKMDDDDFSPFGGKSGLFSGGRGLFDDDDEGDLFAEAPKPPVSEEKKVLNESIKSTAQTAEADKPGKKIPAGAVSIFPDNSLFSSGNHSDSLENKENGTPAAPKRVPSGVGASGGGVGGVGGGLFDDEDEEDDFFGGKSLTKSDSAGQGNTKPKKAIDLFEDEDEDGDIFNEKFSAPAQSKKEGAEEQVKQPEKKMPAGAISMFGPGTKSLLSEGLKKRQLSTSEESEKSEENGPAPDAGKAGVKQTQKPQTGGLFSDDEDTQVFPTISKSQSKPEPTSQSKTSKAPLSLFDDEEEEDLFASAAKSKPKPNQAKASTPQPSKATSSSLFSDDEDQWMSSQSSGGKPEVKTGGMKPSASAPSSLPSAKTSHKGSLFENEDEDDLFAPTKESSQKKPQRVALLFEDEDDDNDDKGSLFGIKPAAVNTTTTATAAKTPAAASPSSSLFEESEEAAVSRTAAEDKPSEQKKPAAKAPEPLSSSPVSESNESKKKPVGAVSLFGGIDVLAKKPTKSPLDEVNNDDGFLPKDSPPPFDKKEEKAKTNAVSLFDDEEEDEADWNEPIFTPSKPTAQNSLKPAEERPQAKSTGVFQDEELLFSQTQQKDNDPDVDLFATSGKAASPKLSSVKPAAQSLFADDDEDDLFSAIKPKPPPPANLMINPAALLPGAMPSLPGAVSVLPGMAPSSSSGVSSASLSPSPATTPLGAQADREDGVSFDSPVHVTTLQSAHKSRAKVSAPRRPQSRAARQQAAQRSIADEADTAGGDFAGPNRSLSRLVLPPPDKSSQARASPTLPNSAAPTALPTSSPSQSSVPETSSRPSVLTLPVSTTTGKKDSSKDSSKVLPAPDEDDLFGSDGFFGATSVTNTPSSKPTTNTTQPLASSDVGQKKDKSTLPSIFDDNSDDLFQKVKPRSTTKKSKASSFLEEDDDDEDIFGVSNSSTPSSTSSKEIKNSFSKQDIFQDEVATVPKAHKKHKEKTTDASLFDDNIDIFADLTDTLKPKHKSKTKGETKSIFDDDMDDIFSSSTVKPVTKAPQKSKKTPPSQETSTATDSSSIFDDPLNALGGN, via the exons ATGAGCGGGTTGCCGGAGGGAATGGCAAATGGCCCAAGCAGGAGTGATCACTTAGAGAACGATGCTCAGATCTGGGAGAGGCCGTGGACTCTTGAAGAGATGCGGCAAACCAGTGCCAACTGGTCCTTGGCAGCCGACTCGGGc ctcTTCCTGTTCCTCCAAGACTTCTCCCAGAGAATGCTGTCAAAGACACATGACATCGAAAAGCAGCTGGACAGTCTGATCCGTGACACCAAGGCGACAGACAGCTGCTTGCACTCCGTCTTCAACGACTTTCTCATGCTTTCCAATACACAGTTCATAGAAAAT AGAGTGTATGatgaggaggtagaggaggctCTCCCCAAGGCGGATGCATTAGAGAAACAGCCTGAGCAG GAGAAAACGCGAGAGCAGAAAGAGGCAGAGTTGATCCCCAAGATGCAGGAAGCTGTGAACTACGGTCTGAGAGTGCTCGAGTCAGCCTTTGAACATCTGGACATCAAAGCAGGAAACTCTGActcagaggatgaggaggtcACAGACAGAGTGGAGGCCATCCTGGAGCCCAAG GATCTTTATGTGGACAGGCCGCTTCCTTATCTGATCGGCTCCCAGGCCTTCATGGAACAAGAGGATGTTGGACTTGGTGACCTCTCAAGTGACG AAATGTCCGTGGACAGTGACAGAGACAGTGTTATCGAGAGCGAAGATGGCAAAGAAGCTGtt CATTCAGACGAGGACTTTGatcaggaagaggaagagggtcACAATAATGTAAGGAAG AAGTCCTCCATGTTGAGTtatgaggatgatgaagacgaggaggacgaggattCTGACATATTTGGAGAATCGGATAGGGACGATGACGACGACGCAAAG AACACAGGCCAGTCGTCGTTCGCCGATGAGCTGGCAGCCCGAATCAAAGGCGAACCAGCGAACAAACCAGAGGGAGATCGGGCAT CATTGGCATCTAAGAAGAAAagtaaaagcagaaaagaaCCAAAGCCTACAAAGCCCCAGG CTGCTGAAGAGGACGGGGATGACATGTTTAAGCCACCAAAGATGGATGACGACGACTTCTCCCCGTTCGGAGGGAAAAGTGGCCTCTTCAGTGGAGGGAGAGGGCTGTTCGACGACGATGATGAG GGTGATCTTTTCGCGGAGGCACCAAAACCTCCTGTGTCGGAAGAGAAAAAGGTGCTGAATGAAAGCATTAAAAGCACAGCTCAAACCGCAG AAGCTGACAAACCTGGAAAGAAGATTCCGGCAGGTGCTGTTTCAATATTCCCAG ATAACAGCCTGTTCAGTTCTGGGAACCACTCTGATTCACTGGAGAACAAGGAGAACGGAACTCCAGCTGCCCCCAAACGGGTTCCTTCAGGAGTTGGTGCTAgtggaggaggagtaggaggagtcGGAGGTGGGCTGtttgatgatgaggatgaagaagatgacTTCTTCGGTGGGAAAAGCCTGACAAAGTCTGACTCTG CTGGACAGGGGAATACCAAACCCAAGAAAGCTATAGACCTttttgaagatgaagatgaagatggtGATATATTCAATGAGAAGTTCAGTGCACCTGCTCAGAGTAAGAAGGAGGGAGCGGAAGAGCAGGTTAAACAGCCTGAGAAAAAG ATGCCGGCAGGGGCCATCTCCATGTTTGGTCCTGGGACTAAAAGCTTGCTCAGTGAGGGCCTGAAAAAACGTCAGCTGTCTACCAGCGAGGAGTCTGAGAAATCTGAGGAG AATGGGCCTGCTCCAGATGCTGGGAAGGCCGGGGTCAAGCAGACTCAGAAACCGCAGACAGGAGGCCTCTTCTCTGATGACGAAGACACACAG GTATTTCCAACCATCTCCAAGAGCCAGTCTAAGCCTGAACCTACAAGCCAGAGCAAAACCAGCAAGGCCCCTTTGTCATTATttgatgatgaggaagaagag GATCTGTTTGCGTCTGCGGCTAAATCTAAACCAAAACCTAATCAAGCTAAAGCCTCTACACCGCAACCCAGCAAGGCCACATCCAGCTCCCTCTTCAGTGATGATGAG GACCAGTGGATGAGCTCTCAAAGTAGTGGAGggaagccagaggtcaagacTGGAGGGATGAAGCCCAGTGCCAGCGCCCCATCCAGTCTCCCCAGTGCCAAAACATCTCACAAAGGCAGCCTCTTTGAAAACGAAGATGAAGATGACCTGTTTGCTCCAACAAAAGAGTCGAG TCAGAAGAAGCCTCAGAGAGTTGCTCTCTTGTTTGAAGACGaggatgatgataatgatgataaaggATCCCTTTTTGGCATCAAACCTGCTGCTGTCAACACAACCACTACAGCCACGGCTGCTAAA ACACCTGCTGCGGCCTCCCCATCGTCCTCCCTGTTTGAGGAATCGGAGGAGGCTGCGGTTTCAAGGACAGCGGCGGAGGACAAGCCTTCAGAACAGAAGAAGCCAGCAGCCAAGGCCCCGGAACCACTCTCATCATCGCCGGTGTCGGAGAGCAACGAAAGTAAAAAGAAGCCGGTTGGAGCGGTCAGTCTTTTCGGAGGCATCGACGTTCTCGCCAAAAAGCCGACAAAGAGTCCGTTGGATGAAGTTAACAATGATGACGGCTTCCTCCCTAAAGACAGCCCGCCACCATTTGacaagaaggaggagaaagccAAAACAAACGCTGTTAGTCTAtttgatgatgaggaggaagatgaggctGATTGGAATGAACCGATATTCACACCCAGTAAACCCACAGCGCAAAACTCACTAAAG CCTGCAGAGGAGCGACCACAAGCAAAGAGCACAGGTGTGTTCCAGGATGAGGAGCTGCTGTTCAGTCAGACGCAACAGAAGGACAACGACCCAGATGTTGACCTCTTCGCCACCTCAGGGAAAGCTGCG AGCCCCAAGCTCAGCTCAGTGAAGCCGGCAGCACAAAGTCTGTTTGCAGATGATGACGAGGATGACCTCTTCAGCGCCATCAAGCCAAAACCACCTCCTCCG GCCAATCTGATGATCAACCCTGCTGCCTTGCTCCCTGGTGCTATGCCCAGTCTGCCAGGGGCCGTTAGTGTACTACCTGGCATGGCCCCCAGTTCCTCCTCTGGGGTTTCTAGCGCCAGCTTGAGCCCCAGCCCCGCCACAACTCCTTTAGGAGCCCAGGCAGACCGCGAGGACGGAGTGAGCTTCGATTCCCCAGTCCACGTTACGACACTTCAAAGCGCACACAAG AGTCGTGCCAAAGTCTCTGCACCACGGAGACCCCAGTCCAGAGCAGCAAGGCAGCAAGCAGCCCAAAGATCTATAGCAGATGAAGCAGATACCGCAGGTGGAGATTTTGCCGGGCCAAACCGCAGTCTCTCTCGTTTAGTCTTGCCTCCACCGGATAAGTCCAGCCAGGCGCGTGCCAGTCCGACACTACCCAACTCAGCTGCACCCACAGCCCTGCCCACTTCCTCACCTTCTCAGTCTTCTGTCCCTGAAACATCCTCCAGACCCTCTGTACTGACACTGCCAGTATCCACAACCACTGGAAAGAAAGACTCTAGTAAAGACAGCAGCAAGGTGCTGCCGGCTCCTGACGAGGATGACCTCTTTGGCTCCGATGGTTTTTTTGGGGCCACCTCGGTCACTAACACACCCTCCAGCAAACCAACTACCAACACTACACAACCTCTTGCCAGTAGCGATGTGGgacagaagaaagacaaaagcaCACTCCCATCCATTTTTGACGACAACAGTGATGACCTTTTCCAAAAGGTCAAGCCGAGGTCAACCACTAAGAAATCCAAGGCCTCGTCGTTTTTGGAAGAAGACGATGACGACGAGGACATCTTTGGTGTGAGCAACAGTTCCACTCCCTCGTCCACAAGTAGTAAAGAAATCAAGAACAGCTTTTCGAAGCAGGACATCTTCCAG GATGAAGTAGCCACTGTGCCTAAAGCTCACAAGAAGCACAAAGAGAAGACCACTGATGCCAGCTTGTTCGATGACAACATAGACATTTTTGCTGACCTGACGGACACtttaaagccaaaacacaaGTCCAAGACGAAGGGAGAGACCAAGTCGATATTTGACGATGACATGG ATGACATCTTCTCCTCAAGCACAGTAAAACCGGTGACGAAGGCTCCCCAGAAATCAAAGAAAACGCCACCGTCTCAAGAGACCAGTACAGCCACGGATTCAAGCAGCATATTTGATGATCCACTAAACGCTCTTGGTGGGAACTGA
- the washc2c gene encoding WASH complex subunit 2A isoform X5, with product MSGLPEGMANGPSRSDHLENDAQIWERPWTLEEMRQTSANWSLAADSGLFLFLQDFSQRMLSKTHDIEKQLDSLIRDTKATDSCLHSVFNDFLMLSNTQFIENRVYDEEVEEALPKADALEKQPEQEKTREQKEAELIPKMQEAVNYGLRVLESAFEHLDIKAGNSDSEDEEVTDRVEAILEPKDLYVDRPLPYLIGSQAFMEQEDVGLGDLSSDEMSVDSDRDSVIESEDGKEAVHSDEDFDQEEEEGHNNVRKKSSMLSYEDDEDEEDEDSDIFGESDRDDDDDAKLFACHIQNTGQSSFADELAARIKGEPANKPEGDRASAEEDGDDMFKPPKMDDDDFSPFGGKSGLFSGGRGLFDDDDEGDLFAEAPKPPVSEEKKVLNESIKSTAQTAEADKPGKKIPAGAVSIFPDNSLFSSGNHSDSLENKENGTPAAPKRVPSGVGASGGGVGGVGGGLFDDEDEEDDFFGGKSLTKSDSAGQGNTKPKKAIDLFEDEDEDGDIFNEKFSAPAQSKKEGAEEQVKQPEKKMPAGAISMFGPGTKSLLSEGLKKRQLSTSEESEKSEENGPAPDAGKAGVKQTQKPQTGGLFSDDEDTQVFPTISKSQSKPEPTSQSKTSKAPLSLFDDEEEEDLFASAAKSKPKPNQAKASTPQPSKATSSSLFSDDEDQWMSSQSSGGKPEVKTGGMKPSASAPSSLPSAKTSHKGSLFENEDEDDLFAPTKESSQKKPQRVALLFEDEDDDNDDKGSLFGIKPAAVNTTTTATAAKTPAAASPSSSLFEESEEAAVSRTAAEDKPSEQKKPAAKAPEPLSSSPVSESNESKKKPVGAVSLFGGIDVLAKKPTKSPLDEVNNDDGFLPKDSPPPFDKKEEKAKTNAVSLFDDEEEDEADWNEPIFTPSKPTAQNSLKPAEERPQAKSTGVFQDEELLFSQTQQKDNDPDVDLFATSGKAASPKLSSVKPAAQSLFADDDEDDLFSAIKPKPPPPKIAEKPSKPNDRAPLASPESVSEIQKPAPSPVKPKDSSSRIGKLQANLMINPAALLPGAMPSLPGAVSVLPGMAPSSSSGVSSASLSPSPATTPLGAQADREDGVSFDSPVHVTTLQSAHKSRAKVSAPRRPQSRAARQQAAQRSIADEADTAGGDFAGPNRSLSRLVLPPPDKSSQARASPTLPNSAAPTALPTSSPSQSSVPETSSRPSVLTLPVSTTTGKKDSSKDSSKVLPAPDEDDLFGSDGFFGATSVTNTPSSKPTTNTTQPLASSDVGQKKDKSTLPSIFDDNSDDLFQKVKPRSTTKKSKASSFLEEDDDDEDIFGVSNSSTPSSTSSKEIKNSFSKQDIFQDEVATVPKAHKKHKEKTTDASLFDDNIDIFADLTDTLKPKHKSKTKGETKSIFDDDMDDIFSSSTVKPVTKAPQKSKKTPPSQETSTATDSSSIFDDPLNALGGN from the exons ATGAGCGGGTTGCCGGAGGGAATGGCAAATGGCCCAAGCAGGAGTGATCACTTAGAGAACGATGCTCAGATCTGGGAGAGGCCGTGGACTCTTGAAGAGATGCGGCAAACCAGTGCCAACTGGTCCTTGGCAGCCGACTCGGGc ctcTTCCTGTTCCTCCAAGACTTCTCCCAGAGAATGCTGTCAAAGACACATGACATCGAAAAGCAGCTGGACAGTCTGATCCGTGACACCAAGGCGACAGACAGCTGCTTGCACTCCGTCTTCAACGACTTTCTCATGCTTTCCAATACACAGTTCATAGAAAAT AGAGTGTATGatgaggaggtagaggaggctCTCCCCAAGGCGGATGCATTAGAGAAACAGCCTGAGCAG GAGAAAACGCGAGAGCAGAAAGAGGCAGAGTTGATCCCCAAGATGCAGGAAGCTGTGAACTACGGTCTGAGAGTGCTCGAGTCAGCCTTTGAACATCTGGACATCAAAGCAGGAAACTCTGActcagaggatgaggaggtcACAGACAGAGTGGAGGCCATCCTGGAGCCCAAG GATCTTTATGTGGACAGGCCGCTTCCTTATCTGATCGGCTCCCAGGCCTTCATGGAACAAGAGGATGTTGGACTTGGTGACCTCTCAAGTGACG AAATGTCCGTGGACAGTGACAGAGACAGTGTTATCGAGAGCGAAGATGGCAAAGAAGCTGtt CATTCAGACGAGGACTTTGatcaggaagaggaagagggtcACAATAATGTAAGGAAG AAGTCCTCCATGTTGAGTtatgaggatgatgaagacgaggaggacgaggattCTGACATATTTGGAGAATCGGATAGGGACGATGACGACGACGCAAAG TTGTTTGCATGTCACATTCAGAACACAGGCCAGTCGTCGTTCGCCGATGAGCTGGCAGCCCGAATCAAAGGCGAACCAGCGAACAAACCAGAGGGAGATCGGGCAT CTGCTGAAGAGGACGGGGATGACATGTTTAAGCCACCAAAGATGGATGACGACGACTTCTCCCCGTTCGGAGGGAAAAGTGGCCTCTTCAGTGGAGGGAGAGGGCTGTTCGACGACGATGATGAG GGTGATCTTTTCGCGGAGGCACCAAAACCTCCTGTGTCGGAAGAGAAAAAGGTGCTGAATGAAAGCATTAAAAGCACAGCTCAAACCGCAG AAGCTGACAAACCTGGAAAGAAGATTCCGGCAGGTGCTGTTTCAATATTCCCAG ATAACAGCCTGTTCAGTTCTGGGAACCACTCTGATTCACTGGAGAACAAGGAGAACGGAACTCCAGCTGCCCCCAAACGGGTTCCTTCAGGAGTTGGTGCTAgtggaggaggagtaggaggagtcGGAGGTGGGCTGtttgatgatgaggatgaagaagatgacTTCTTCGGTGGGAAAAGCCTGACAAAGTCTGACTCTG CTGGACAGGGGAATACCAAACCCAAGAAAGCTATAGACCTttttgaagatgaagatgaagatggtGATATATTCAATGAGAAGTTCAGTGCACCTGCTCAGAGTAAGAAGGAGGGAGCGGAAGAGCAGGTTAAACAGCCTGAGAAAAAG ATGCCGGCAGGGGCCATCTCCATGTTTGGTCCTGGGACTAAAAGCTTGCTCAGTGAGGGCCTGAAAAAACGTCAGCTGTCTACCAGCGAGGAGTCTGAGAAATCTGAGGAG AATGGGCCTGCTCCAGATGCTGGGAAGGCCGGGGTCAAGCAGACTCAGAAACCGCAGACAGGAGGCCTCTTCTCTGATGACGAAGACACACAG GTATTTCCAACCATCTCCAAGAGCCAGTCTAAGCCTGAACCTACAAGCCAGAGCAAAACCAGCAAGGCCCCTTTGTCATTATttgatgatgaggaagaagag GATCTGTTTGCGTCTGCGGCTAAATCTAAACCAAAACCTAATCAAGCTAAAGCCTCTACACCGCAACCCAGCAAGGCCACATCCAGCTCCCTCTTCAGTGATGATGAG GACCAGTGGATGAGCTCTCAAAGTAGTGGAGggaagccagaggtcaagacTGGAGGGATGAAGCCCAGTGCCAGCGCCCCATCCAGTCTCCCCAGTGCCAAAACATCTCACAAAGGCAGCCTCTTTGAAAACGAAGATGAAGATGACCTGTTTGCTCCAACAAAAGAGTCGAG TCAGAAGAAGCCTCAGAGAGTTGCTCTCTTGTTTGAAGACGaggatgatgataatgatgataaaggATCCCTTTTTGGCATCAAACCTGCTGCTGTCAACACAACCACTACAGCCACGGCTGCTAAA ACACCTGCTGCGGCCTCCCCATCGTCCTCCCTGTTTGAGGAATCGGAGGAGGCTGCGGTTTCAAGGACAGCGGCGGAGGACAAGCCTTCAGAACAGAAGAAGCCAGCAGCCAAGGCCCCGGAACCACTCTCATCATCGCCGGTGTCGGAGAGCAACGAAAGTAAAAAGAAGCCGGTTGGAGCGGTCAGTCTTTTCGGAGGCATCGACGTTCTCGCCAAAAAGCCGACAAAGAGTCCGTTGGATGAAGTTAACAATGATGACGGCTTCCTCCCTAAAGACAGCCCGCCACCATTTGacaagaaggaggagaaagccAAAACAAACGCTGTTAGTCTAtttgatgatgaggaggaagatgaggctGATTGGAATGAACCGATATTCACACCCAGTAAACCCACAGCGCAAAACTCACTAAAG CCTGCAGAGGAGCGACCACAAGCAAAGAGCACAGGTGTGTTCCAGGATGAGGAGCTGCTGTTCAGTCAGACGCAACAGAAGGACAACGACCCAGATGTTGACCTCTTCGCCACCTCAGGGAAAGCTGCG AGCCCCAAGCTCAGCTCAGTGAAGCCGGCAGCACAAAGTCTGTTTGCAGATGATGACGAGGATGACCTCTTCAGCGCCATCAAGCCAAAACCACCTCCTCCG AAAATAGCAGAAAAGCCCAGTAAACCTAATGACAGAGCACCACTGGCAAGTCCAGAATCTGTATCAGAGATTCAG AAACCTGCACCGAGTCCTGTAAAACCTAAAGATTCCTCATCAAGGATTGGGAAACTTCAA GCCAATCTGATGATCAACCCTGCTGCCTTGCTCCCTGGTGCTATGCCCAGTCTGCCAGGGGCCGTTAGTGTACTACCTGGCATGGCCCCCAGTTCCTCCTCTGGGGTTTCTAGCGCCAGCTTGAGCCCCAGCCCCGCCACAACTCCTTTAGGAGCCCAGGCAGACCGCGAGGACGGAGTGAGCTTCGATTCCCCAGTCCACGTTACGACACTTCAAAGCGCACACAAG AGTCGTGCCAAAGTCTCTGCACCACGGAGACCCCAGTCCAGAGCAGCAAGGCAGCAAGCAGCCCAAAGATCTATAGCAGATGAAGCAGATACCGCAGGTGGAGATTTTGCCGGGCCAAACCGCAGTCTCTCTCGTTTAGTCTTGCCTCCACCGGATAAGTCCAGCCAGGCGCGTGCCAGTCCGACACTACCCAACTCAGCTGCACCCACAGCCCTGCCCACTTCCTCACCTTCTCAGTCTTCTGTCCCTGAAACATCCTCCAGACCCTCTGTACTGACACTGCCAGTATCCACAACCACTGGAAAGAAAGACTCTAGTAAAGACAGCAGCAAGGTGCTGCCGGCTCCTGACGAGGATGACCTCTTTGGCTCCGATGGTTTTTTTGGGGCCACCTCGGTCACTAACACACCCTCCAGCAAACCAACTACCAACACTACACAACCTCTTGCCAGTAGCGATGTGGgacagaagaaagacaaaagcaCACTCCCATCCATTTTTGACGACAACAGTGATGACCTTTTCCAAAAGGTCAAGCCGAGGTCAACCACTAAGAAATCCAAGGCCTCGTCGTTTTTGGAAGAAGACGATGACGACGAGGACATCTTTGGTGTGAGCAACAGTTCCACTCCCTCGTCCACAAGTAGTAAAGAAATCAAGAACAGCTTTTCGAAGCAGGACATCTTCCAG GATGAAGTAGCCACTGTGCCTAAAGCTCACAAGAAGCACAAAGAGAAGACCACTGATGCCAGCTTGTTCGATGACAACATAGACATTTTTGCTGACCTGACGGACACtttaaagccaaaacacaaGTCCAAGACGAAGGGAGAGACCAAGTCGATATTTGACGATGACATGG ATGACATCTTCTCCTCAAGCACAGTAAAACCGGTGACGAAGGCTCCCCAGAAATCAAAGAAAACGCCACCGTCTCAAGAGACCAGTACAGCCACGGATTCAAGCAGCATATTTGATGATCCACTAAACGCTCTTGGTGGGAACTGA